The following proteins come from a genomic window of Dermacentor albipictus isolate Rhodes 1998 colony chromosome 8, USDA_Dalb.pri_finalv2, whole genome shotgun sequence:
- the LOC139048487 gene encoding GTP-binding protein REM 1-like, which translates to MPPVVVVGNKADLAFRRRVGYEVAETVATIDWEHGYVECSALEGLDVAQVFHEVLMQSKLPEVLTPSNRRRQSCPAQVHSHKRLYSNGAKRHSCIIS; encoded by the coding sequence ATGCCACCGGTGGTGGTCGTCGGAAACAAGGCCGACCTGGCGTTCAGACGCCGCGTGGGCTACGAAGTGGCCGAGACCGTGGCTACCATCGACTGGGAGCACGGCTACGTCGAGTGCTCGGCGCTCGAGGGCCTCGACGTGGCGCAAGTCTTTCACGAGGTGCTCATGCAGAGCAAACTCCCCGAGGTCCTGACCCCCTCCAACCGGCGGCGGCAGTCCTGCCCGGCGCAGGTCCACTCGCACAAGAGGCTCTACAGCAACGGTGCCAAGAGACACAGCTGCATAATTTCGTGA